One genomic region from Salvia hispanica cultivar TCC Black 2014 chromosome 2, UniMelb_Shisp_WGS_1.0, whole genome shotgun sequence encodes:
- the LOC125205886 gene encoding dnaJ homolog subfamily B member 4-like: MGVDYYNILKVSRNAAEEDLKKSYRKLAMKWHPDKNAVNTEAAEAKFKQISEAYDVLSDPQKRQIYDVYGEEGLKSSVHPPPPSSGDGGGRGFEFSPRDEEDIFEFFWGSDAEKGKSGGERVKKAAAMESKLPCSLEELYKGSRRKMQIARVVLDESGKPVTVEEVLAINIKPGWKKGTKITFPEKGNHEAGATPGDLIFVIDEKPHPVFKRDGNDLIINHKISLVDALTCKTINITTLDGRDLPLKVSNVIKPGHEMLIENEGMPISKEPSKNGKLRIKFDIKFPSRLTAEQKSDLRRILGKANA; encoded by the exons ATGGGGGTCGATTACTACAATATTCTCAAGGTTTCGAGGAATGCGGCTGAAGAGGATTTGAAGAAATCGTACAGGAAATTGGCGATGAAATGGCATCCGGATAAGAATGCGGTCAACACTGAGGCAGCGGAGGCCAAATTCAAGCAGATTAGCGAGGCCTACGATGTGCTCAGCGATCCACAGAAGCGGCAGATCTACGATGTCTACGGTGAGGAAGGCCTCAAATCCAGTGTccatccgccgccgccgagtAGTGGCGACGGAGGGGGGAGGGGGTTTGAGTTCAGCCCTAGGGATGAGGAGgatatttttgagtttttttggGGGTCCGATGCTGAAAAGGGGAAGAGCGGCGGTGAAAGGGTGAAGAAAGCGGCGGCGATGGAGAGTAAGCTGCCGTGTAGCTTGGAGGAGCTGTATAAGGGCTCGAGAAGGAAGATGCAGATAGCAAGAGTCGTGCTTGATGAGTCTGG TAAACCGGTAACTGTTGAAGAGGTTTTGGCTATAAACATCAAGCCTGGTTGGAAGAAGGGCACAAAGATCACTTTTCCTGAGAAAGGGAACCACGAAGCTGGTGCCACTCCTGGTGACCTCATCTTTGTCATTGATGAGAAGCCACATCCAGTTTTCAAGAGAGACGGAAATGATCTAATCATCAATCATAAGATCTCCTTAGTAGATGCTCTCACATGCAAGACTATCAACATAACAACCTTGGATGGAAGGGATCTACCTCTCAAAGTATCGAATGTCATCAAACCGGGACATGAAATGTTGATTGAAAACGAAGGGATGCCAATATCCAAAGAACCTAGCAAGAACGGCAAGTTGAggataaaatttgatatcaaATTCCCTTCAAGGCTCACTGCGGAACAgaaatcggatttgagaaggATTTTGGGCAAGGCGAACGCGTAA
- the LOC125205887 gene encoding thioredoxin H-type-like produces the protein MGANVSTAYDGQGSPKQIYQMPRPTQPQPAKKGQVIAFHSSAKWKIHFEAAKQTSKLIVVDFTATWCGPCKQILPAINEFAEKYTEVDFIKIDVDELDDVAEEYGVQAMPTFILIKKGKQVDKVVGAKKDDLQNKIEKHRF, from the exons ATGGGAGCCAATGTTTCAACAGCTTATGACGGCCAAGGCTCGCCAAAACAAATCTACCAAATGCCACGGCCGACGCAACCTCAACCAGCCAAGAAGGGCCAGGTCATCGCATTCCACTCCTCGGCTAAGTGGAAAATCCATTTCGAAGCAGCAAAGCAGACGTCAAAACtg ATCGTCGTTGACTTCACAGCCACGTGGTGTGGGCCGTGTAAGCAGATTCTTCCGGCGATCAATGAGTTCGCCGAGAAATATACAGAAGTGGATTTCATCAAAATCGACGTTGATGAGTTAGAT GATGTGGCTGAGGAATACGGGGTTCAAGCAATGCCGACTTTCATACTGATAAAGAAAGGAAAACAAGTGGATAAGGTGGTGGGAGCCAAGAAAGATGATCTCCAAAACAAGATTGAGAAACACAGATTCTAA